The Drosophila mauritiana strain mau12 chromosome 2R, ASM438214v1, whole genome shotgun sequence genome has a segment encoding these proteins:
- the LOC117138001 gene encoding serine/threonine-protein kinase N isoform X1: protein MALTMNMVFLKDLRSRLKGYLHGEYIKHPVLYELSHKYGFTENLPESCMSIRLEEIKEAIRREIRKELKIKEGAEKLREVAKDRRSLSDVAVLVKKSKSKLAELKSELQELESQILLTSANTAVNSNGQESITACIDPNGGFLVSGAVGGLGGGSTALDGGAPATANDKVLASLEKQLQIEMKVKTGAENMIQSLGIGCDKKLLAEAHQMLADSKAKIEFLRLRIIKVKQNREQADRLKASRQMIDEHGQTIGGNNSSQPQSLETTLEERIEELRHRLRIEAAVVDGAKNVIRTLQTANRAPDKKALQEAHGRLSESSRKLDLLRYSLDLRRQELPADSPAAQLLKTELQIVQLSTSPAPVTYTSLQSGQAGILGGKPYQSVSSLGRCASVTGKLEVRLLGCQDLLEDVPGRSRRDKDNNSSPGDLRSFVKGVTSRSSSKSYSVKDETSIEIMAVIKLDNITVGQTSWKQCSQQAWDQRFSIDLDRSRELEIGVYWRDWRSLCAVKVLRLEEFIDDVRHGMALQLEPQGLLFAEVKFLNPMISQKPKLRRQRMIFNRQQAKNISRAKQMNINVATWGRLLKRNAPNHVHMGSVGSGSSLTGSSPMVVGGSRDSESPISRTPSSDALVEPEPYTPGEQAQNLEFDPDAGINEHVETPGEYPDPAASGLSGMRPLSMHMQGISVLPPESPPVATGPAGRPNTLSLQMPGASKGQVIQGGRTAAPTTAPPPPPVLKSTSTTPILDQELQDALHEFDFLSDLDSRPTTLRRLLKEQKMALDAGALENLLLQQQQTEQQALQQRQRQEQLRLQQFQEAQRQAILDLCVKQREPAEQTSPTLANQTPSFPPLASNQIMPSLNARPSQSQSPNHNEFQLQPQPPHPAQKPTNPEPPSAVEQQLHRPVLILPPVVLLGGREEDRSVPPSPLVEYPEDDDEYLYRGSNENLGTRLHSSHSSSAGDRFCVEVIPQLGKLYVGSSQQQYAQQSSPIIQEPPTPTIYGNSAAAGAPQFPQPAQRQEKQPPQQQPIYANQYELNVAKAAAAASVYSPSSSTTSNSNQQQRRNVARGLQYRESGGLETGRAGKQPPNAGMLSMDNFRLLSVLGRGHFGKVILSQLRSNNQYYAIKALKKGDIIARDEVESLLSEKRIFEVANAMRHPFLVNLYSCFQTEQHVCFVMEYAAGGDLMMHIHTDVFLEPRAVFYAACVVLGLQYLHENKIIYRDLKLDNLLLDTEGYVKIADFGLCKEGMGFGDRTGTFCGTPEFLAPEVLTETSYTRAVDWWGLGVLIFEMLVGESPFPGDDEEEVFDSIVNDEVRYPRFLSLEAIAVMRRLLRKNPERRLGSSERDAEDVKKQAFFRSIVWDDLLLRKVKPPFVPTINHLEDVSNFDEEFTSEKAQLTPPKEPRHLTEEEQVLFQDFSYTAEWC from the exons AATCGATCACTGCCTGCATTGACCCCAATGGCGGCTTCTTGGTCAGCGGTGCAGTTGGTGGCTTGGGCGGCGGAAGCACGGCTCTGGACGGCGGCGCACCGGCCACTGCCAATGACAAAGTGCTTGCCTCGCTGGAGAAGCAGCTGCAGATTGAGATGAAGGTGAAGACCGGGGCGGAAAACATGATCCAGTCGCTGGGCATCGGATGCGACAAGAAGCTGCTGGCGGAAGCCCACCAGATGCTGGCCGACTCGAAGGCCAAGATTGAGTTTTTGCGCCTGCGCATCATCAAGGTGAAACAGAATCGCGAGCAGGCGGATCGCCTCAAGGCCTCGCGCCAGATGATCGACGAGCACGGCCAGACGATCGGCGGGAACAACAGCAGCCAGCCGCAGAGCCTGGAGACGACGCTGGAGGAGCGGATCGAGGAGCTCCGCCATCGACTGCGGATCGAGGCGGCCGTCGTCGATGGAGCCAAGAATGTTATACGCACGCTGCAGACGGCGAATAGGGCACCGGACAAGAAGGCTTTGCAGGAG GCCCATGGACGTTTGTCGGAATCGTCGCGAAAACTAGATCTCTTGCGCTACTCCTTGGATCTACGACGCCAGGAGCTGCCCGCTGATTCGCCCGCCGCCCAGCTATTAAAAACGGAGCTGCAGATCGTCCAGCTATCGACATCCCCAGCTCCGGTCACCTACACATCACTGCAATCCGGACAAGCGGGCATACTCGGCGGAAAGCCGTACCAGTCGGTGTCCTCGCTTGGACGCTGTGCCAGTGTCACCGGAAAACTGGAGGTTCGCTTGCTGGGCTGCCAAGATTTGCTGGAAGATGTGCCCGGTAGATCGAGGAGGGACAAGGACAACAACTCCAGTCCGGGGGATTTAAGAAGCTTCGTCAAGGGCGTCACCTCGCGCAGCAGTTCAAAGAGCTATTCGGTAAAGGATGAGACCTCCATTGAGATCATGGCGGTCATCAAGCTGGACAACATCACCGTGGGCCAGACATCGTGGAAGCAATGCTCGCAGCAGGCCTGGGATCAGCGCTTCTCCATCGATCTAGACCGGTCGCGCGAACTGGAGATCGGAGTTTACTGGCGCGACTGGCGATCCCTGTGCGCCGTAAAGGTGCTGCGCCTGGAAGAGTTCATTGACGATGTGCGACATGGCATGGCATTGCAGCTGGAGCCACAAGGTCTGCTATTTGCGGAGGTCAAGTTCTTGAACCCCATGATTTCACAGAAGCCAAAGCTGAGGCGCCAGCGTATGATCTTCAACAGGCAGCAGGCGAAGAACATATCGCGGGCCAAGCAGATGAACATCAATGTGGCCACATGGGGCCGCCTACTTAAGCGGAATGCTCCTAACCATGTGCACATGGGATCGGTAGGATCGGGATCTTCTCTAACCGGTAGCTCACCTATGGTGGTTGGTGGGTCTCGCGACTCTGAGTCGCCGATTTCGAGGACTCCCTCATCCGACGCACTGGTGGAACCGGAGCCCTACACGCCCGGAGAGCAGGCACAGAACTTGGAATTCGATCCTGATGCAGGAATTAATGAGCACGTGGAGACGCCAGGTGAATACCCGGATCCGGCGGCCAGTGGTCTGAGCGGAATGCGACCCCTGTCCATGCACATGCAGGGAATTAGTGTGCTGCCCCCGGAATCGCCACCCGTGGCCACCGGACCAGCTGGACGGCCCAATACGCTCAGCTTACAGATGCCGGGTGCCAGTAAAGGACAGGTGATTCAAGGCGGCCGGACTGCGGCACCTACAACGgcgccaccgccaccacctgTGCTCAAGTCGACATCCACCACTCCGATATTGGATCAGGAG CTGCAGGATGCCCTGCACGAATTCGATTTCCTGTCGGACCTGGACTCACGTCCCACCACGCTGCGTCGACTGCTGAAGGAGCAGAAGATGGCGCTGGATGCCGGCGCGCTGGAGAACCTgctgctgcaacagcagcagactGAGCAGCAGGCGCTGCAGCAGCGCCAGCGCCAGGAGCAGTTGCGTCTGCAGCAGTTCCAGGAGGCGCAGCGCCAGGCGATCCTGGACCTGTGCGTGAAACAGAGAGAGCCCGCGGAGCAGACATCACCCACCCTTGCCAACCAAACGCCGTCGTTCCCACCGCTTGCCAGCAATCAGATCATGCCAAGCTTAAATGCCCGCCccagccaaagccaaagcccaAACCACAACGAATTTCAgttgcagccgcagccaccaCATCCCGCCCAGAAACCGACGAATCCCGAACCACCGTCCGCTGTGGAACAGCAGCTGCACCGTCCGGTCCTAATCCTGCCGCCCGTGGTGCTCCTGGGTGGTCGGGAGGAGGACCGTTCGGTGCCACCATCGCCACTAGTCGAGTATCccgaggacgacgacgagtATCTGTACCGGGGCAGCAACGAAAACCTGGGCACCCGGCTGCACTCCAGCCACAGCTCCAGTGCCGGCGATCGTTTCTGTGTGGAG GTTATACCACAGTTGGGCAAGCTTTACGTGGGCAGTAGCCAGCAGCAGTATGCGCAGCAATCTTCGCCCATCATCCAGGAGCCACCTACTCCTACCATTTACGGAAACAGCGCCGCTGCCGGAGCGCCGCAGTTCCCGCAGCCCGCCCAAAGGCAAGAGAAGCAGCctccgcagcagcagcccatCTACGCTAACCAGTATGAGCTGAATGTGGCCAAAGCGGCAGCTGCAGCTTCTGTTTACTCACCCAGCTCCTCCACCACCAGCAACTCCAATCAACAGCAGCGCAGGAATGTGGCCCGTGGCCTGCAGTATCGTGAATCCGGAGGACTCGAGACTGGCCGGGCTGGAAAGCAGCCTCCCAATGCAGGCATGTTGTCAATGGACAACTTCCGTTTGCTAAGCGTTCTGGGACGCGGCCACTTTGGCAAGGTGATTCTGTCCCAATTGCGAAGCAACAACCAGTACTACGCTATTAAGGCGCTGAAGAAGGGAGACATCATCGCCCGCGACGAAGTGGAGTCCCTGCTTAGCGAAAAGCGCATCTTCGAGGTGGCCAACGCCATGCGTCATCCGTTCTTAGTTAACTTGTATTCGTGCTTCCAGACTGAG CAACACGTATGCTTTGTGATGGAATACGCTGCTGGCGGAGATTTGATGATGCACATCCACACGGACGTGTTCCTAGAGCCGAGAGCCGTTTTCTACGCCGCTTGTGTGGTTCTGGGCTTGCAGTACCTGCACGAGAACAAGATCATCTACCGGGACCTGAAGTTGGACAACTTGCTTTTGGACACGGAAGGATATGTGAAGATCGCGGACTTTGGTTTGTGCAAGGAGGGCATGGGCTTCGGTGATCGCACGGGCACTTTCTGTGGCACGCCCGAGTTTCTGGCACCGGAAGTGCTCACGGAAACTTCATACACACGAGCTGTGGATTGGTGGGGTTTGGGTGTATTGATCTTTGAGATGTTGGTTGGTGAG TCCCCATTCCCTGGTGACGATGAGGAGGAAGTATTCGATTCAATTGTCAACGATGAGGTGCGCTATCCGCGCTTCCTCTCGCTGGAGGCCATAGCCGTGATGCGTAGG CTTTTGCGTAAGAACCCAGAGAGACGTCTGGGATCCTCGGAACGGGATGCGGAGGATGTTAAGAAACAGGCATTCTTCCGGTCGATTGTGTGGGATGACCTGCTCCTGCGAAAGGTTAAACCACCATTCGTGCCGACAATT AACCACTTGGAGGATGTGTCAAACTTTGACGAGGAGTTCACGTCGGAGAAGGCTCAGTTAACGCCACCGAAGGAGCCGCGACACTTGACCGAGGAGGAGCAGGTGCTCTTCCAGGACTTTTCATACACGGCCGAATGGTGTTAG
- the LOC117138001 gene encoding serine/threonine-protein kinase N isoform X9 — protein MALTMNMVFLKDLRSRLKGYLHGEYIKHPVLYELSHKYGFTENLPESCMSIRLEEIKEAIRREIRKELKIKEGAEKLREVAKDRRSLSDVAVLVKKSKSKLAELKSELQELESQILLTSANTAVNSNGQESITACIDPNGGFLVSGAVGGLGGGSTALDGGAPATANDKVLASLEKQLQIEMKVKTGAENMIQSLGIGCDKKLLAEAHQMLADSKAKIEFLRLRIIKVKQNREQADRLKASRQMIDEHGQTIGGNNSSQPQSLETTLEERIEELRHRLRIEAAVVDGAKNVIRTLQTANRAPDKKALQEAHGRLSESSRKLDLLRYSLDLRRQELPADSPAAQLLKTELQIVQLSTSPAPVTYTSLQSGQAGILGGKPYQSVSSLGRCASVTGKLEVRLLGCQDLLEDVPGRSRRDKDNNSSPGDLRSFVKGVTSRSSSKSYSVKDETSIEIMAVIKLDNITVGQTSWKQCSQQAWDQRFSIDLDRSRELEIGVYWRDWRSLCAVKVLRLEEFIDDVRHGMALQLEPQGLLFAEVKFLNPMISQKPKLRRQRMIFNRQQAKNISRAKQMNINVATWGRLLKRNAPNHVHMGSVGSGSSLTGSSPMVVGGSRDSESPISRTPSSDALVEPEPYTPGEQAQNLEFDPDAGINEHVETPGEYPDPAASGLSGMRPLSMHMQGISVLPPESPPVATGPAGRPNTLSLQMPGASKGQVIQGGRTAAPTTAPPPPPVLKSTSTTPILDQELQDALHEFDFLSDLDSRPTTLRRLLKEQKMALDAGALENLLLQQQQTEQQALQQRQRQEQLRLQQFQEAQRQAILDLCVKQREPAEQTSPTLANQTPSFPPLASNQIMPSLNARPSQSQSPNHNEFQLQPQPPHPAQKPTNPEPPSAVEQQLHRPVLILPPVVLLGGREEDRSVPPSPLVEYPEDDDEYLYRGSNENLGTRLHSSHSSSAGDRFCVEARISLVHITLEPINASRTTSCLIEEVAEPDLQPEIKPVAEAQSAKVSEACVESILLETVQKLETADQVQQVIPQLGKLYVGSSQQQYAQQSSPIIQEPPTPTIYGNSAAAGAPQFPQPAQRQEKQPPQQQPIYANQYELNVAKAAAAASVYSPSSSTTSNSNQQQRRNVARGLQYRESGGLETGRAGKQPPNAGMLSMDNFRLLSVLGRGHFGKVILSQLRSNNQYYAIKALKKGDIIARDEVESLLSEKRIFEVANAMRHPFLVNLYSCFQTEQHVCFVMEYAAGGDLMMHIHTDVFLEPRAVFYAACVVLGLQYLHENKIIYRDLKLDNLLLDTEGYVKIADFGLCKEGMGFGDRTGTFCGTPEFLAPEVLTETSYTRAVDWWGLGVLIFEMLVGESPFPGDDEEEVFDSIVNDEVRYPRFLSLEAIAVMRRLLRKNPERRLGSSERDAEDVKKQAFFRSIVWDDLLLRKVKPPFVPTINHLEDVSNFDEEFTSEKAQLTPPKEPRHLTEEEQVLFQDFSYTAEWC, from the exons AATCGATCACTGCCTGCATTGACCCCAATGGCGGCTTCTTGGTCAGCGGTGCAGTTGGTGGCTTGGGCGGCGGAAGCACGGCTCTGGACGGCGGCGCACCGGCCACTGCCAATGACAAAGTGCTTGCCTCGCTGGAGAAGCAGCTGCAGATTGAGATGAAGGTGAAGACCGGGGCGGAAAACATGATCCAGTCGCTGGGCATCGGATGCGACAAGAAGCTGCTGGCGGAAGCCCACCAGATGCTGGCCGACTCGAAGGCCAAGATTGAGTTTTTGCGCCTGCGCATCATCAAGGTGAAACAGAATCGCGAGCAGGCGGATCGCCTCAAGGCCTCGCGCCAGATGATCGACGAGCACGGCCAGACGATCGGCGGGAACAACAGCAGCCAGCCGCAGAGCCTGGAGACGACGCTGGAGGAGCGGATCGAGGAGCTCCGCCATCGACTGCGGATCGAGGCGGCCGTCGTCGATGGAGCCAAGAATGTTATACGCACGCTGCAGACGGCGAATAGGGCACCGGACAAGAAGGCTTTGCAGGAG GCCCATGGACGTTTGTCGGAATCGTCGCGAAAACTAGATCTCTTGCGCTACTCCTTGGATCTACGACGCCAGGAGCTGCCCGCTGATTCGCCCGCCGCCCAGCTATTAAAAACGGAGCTGCAGATCGTCCAGCTATCGACATCCCCAGCTCCGGTCACCTACACATCACTGCAATCCGGACAAGCGGGCATACTCGGCGGAAAGCCGTACCAGTCGGTGTCCTCGCTTGGACGCTGTGCCAGTGTCACCGGAAAACTGGAGGTTCGCTTGCTGGGCTGCCAAGATTTGCTGGAAGATGTGCCCGGTAGATCGAGGAGGGACAAGGACAACAACTCCAGTCCGGGGGATTTAAGAAGCTTCGTCAAGGGCGTCACCTCGCGCAGCAGTTCAAAGAGCTATTCGGTAAAGGATGAGACCTCCATTGAGATCATGGCGGTCATCAAGCTGGACAACATCACCGTGGGCCAGACATCGTGGAAGCAATGCTCGCAGCAGGCCTGGGATCAGCGCTTCTCCATCGATCTAGACCGGTCGCGCGAACTGGAGATCGGAGTTTACTGGCGCGACTGGCGATCCCTGTGCGCCGTAAAGGTGCTGCGCCTGGAAGAGTTCATTGACGATGTGCGACATGGCATGGCATTGCAGCTGGAGCCACAAGGTCTGCTATTTGCGGAGGTCAAGTTCTTGAACCCCATGATTTCACAGAAGCCAAAGCTGAGGCGCCAGCGTATGATCTTCAACAGGCAGCAGGCGAAGAACATATCGCGGGCCAAGCAGATGAACATCAATGTGGCCACATGGGGCCGCCTACTTAAGCGGAATGCTCCTAACCATGTGCACATGGGATCGGTAGGATCGGGATCTTCTCTAACCGGTAGCTCACCTATGGTGGTTGGTGGGTCTCGCGACTCTGAGTCGCCGATTTCGAGGACTCCCTCATCCGACGCACTGGTGGAACCGGAGCCCTACACGCCCGGAGAGCAGGCACAGAACTTGGAATTCGATCCTGATGCAGGAATTAATGAGCACGTGGAGACGCCAGGTGAATACCCGGATCCGGCGGCCAGTGGTCTGAGCGGAATGCGACCCCTGTCCATGCACATGCAGGGAATTAGTGTGCTGCCCCCGGAATCGCCACCCGTGGCCACCGGACCAGCTGGACGGCCCAATACGCTCAGCTTACAGATGCCGGGTGCCAGTAAAGGACAGGTGATTCAAGGCGGCCGGACTGCGGCACCTACAACGgcgccaccgccaccacctgTGCTCAAGTCGACATCCACCACTCCGATATTGGATCAGGAG CTGCAGGATGCCCTGCACGAATTCGATTTCCTGTCGGACCTGGACTCACGTCCCACCACGCTGCGTCGACTGCTGAAGGAGCAGAAGATGGCGCTGGATGCCGGCGCGCTGGAGAACCTgctgctgcaacagcagcagactGAGCAGCAGGCGCTGCAGCAGCGCCAGCGCCAGGAGCAGTTGCGTCTGCAGCAGTTCCAGGAGGCGCAGCGCCAGGCGATCCTGGACCTGTGCGTGAAACAGAGAGAGCCCGCGGAGCAGACATCACCCACCCTTGCCAACCAAACGCCGTCGTTCCCACCGCTTGCCAGCAATCAGATCATGCCAAGCTTAAATGCCCGCCccagccaaagccaaagcccaAACCACAACGAATTTCAgttgcagccgcagccaccaCATCCCGCCCAGAAACCGACGAATCCCGAACCACCGTCCGCTGTGGAACAGCAGCTGCACCGTCCGGTCCTAATCCTGCCGCCCGTGGTGCTCCTGGGTGGTCGGGAGGAGGACCGTTCGGTGCCACCATCGCCACTAGTCGAGTATCccgaggacgacgacgagtATCTGTACCGGGGCAGCAACGAAAACCTGGGCACCCGGCTGCACTCCAGCCACAGCTCCAGTGCCGGCGATCGTTTCTGTGTGGAG GCCCGTATTAGTCTTGTACATATTACCCTCGAACCGATCAATGCCAGCCGGACGACCAGTTGCCTGATCGAGGAGGTAGCCGAGCCGGATTTACAGCCGGAGATTAAGCCGGTGGCAGAAGCGCAGTCTGCCAAAGTTTCCGAGGCTTGTGTCGAAAGTATTCTCCTCGAGACAGTTCAAAAGTTAGAAACAGCAGACCAGGTCCAGCAG GTTATACCACAGTTGGGCAAGCTTTACGTGGGCAGTAGCCAGCAGCAGTATGCGCAGCAATCTTCGCCCATCATCCAGGAGCCACCTACTCCTACCATTTACGGAAACAGCGCCGCTGCCGGAGCGCCGCAGTTCCCGCAGCCCGCCCAAAGGCAAGAGAAGCAGCctccgcagcagcagcccatCTACGCTAACCAGTATGAGCTGAATGTGGCCAAAGCGGCAGCTGCAGCTTCTGTTTACTCACCCAGCTCCTCCACCACCAGCAACTCCAATCAACAGCAGCGCAGGAATGTGGCCCGTGGCCTGCAGTATCGTGAATCCGGAGGACTCGAGACTGGCCGGGCTGGAAAGCAGCCTCCCAATGCAGGCATGTTGTCAATGGACAACTTCCGTTTGCTAAGCGTTCTGGGACGCGGCCACTTTGGCAAGGTGATTCTGTCCCAATTGCGAAGCAACAACCAGTACTACGCTATTAAGGCGCTGAAGAAGGGAGACATCATCGCCCGCGACGAAGTGGAGTCCCTGCTTAGCGAAAAGCGCATCTTCGAGGTGGCCAACGCCATGCGTCATCCGTTCTTAGTTAACTTGTATTCGTGCTTCCAGACTGAG CAACACGTATGCTTTGTGATGGAATACGCTGCTGGCGGAGATTTGATGATGCACATCCACACGGACGTGTTCCTAGAGCCGAGAGCCGTTTTCTACGCCGCTTGTGTGGTTCTGGGCTTGCAGTACCTGCACGAGAACAAGATCATCTACCGGGACCTGAAGTTGGACAACTTGCTTTTGGACACGGAAGGATATGTGAAGATCGCGGACTTTGGTTTGTGCAAGGAGGGCATGGGCTTCGGTGATCGCACGGGCACTTTCTGTGGCACGCCCGAGTTTCTGGCACCGGAAGTGCTCACGGAAACTTCATACACACGAGCTGTGGATTGGTGGGGTTTGGGTGTATTGATCTTTGAGATGTTGGTTGGTGAG TCCCCATTCCCTGGTGACGATGAGGAGGAAGTATTCGATTCAATTGTCAACGATGAGGTGCGCTATCCGCGCTTCCTCTCGCTGGAGGCCATAGCCGTGATGCGTAGG CTTTTGCGTAAGAACCCAGAGAGACGTCTGGGATCCTCGGAACGGGATGCGGAGGATGTTAAGAAACAGGCATTCTTCCGGTCGATTGTGTGGGATGACCTGCTCCTGCGAAAGGTTAAACCACCATTCGTGCCGACAATT AACCACTTGGAGGATGTGTCAAACTTTGACGAGGAGTTCACGTCGGAGAAGGCTCAGTTAACGCCACCGAAGGAGCCGCGACACTTGACCGAGGAGGAGCAGGTGCTCTTCCAGGACTTTTCATACACGGCCGAATGGTGTTAG
- the LOC117138001 gene encoding serine/threonine-protein kinase N isoform X8: MIVPTFHALGQVLRQMFAVQLQQQQHQQQQRTHNQLHYLDLSPARAINQLLVCPCASNPVPPAARISLVHITLEPINASRTTSCLIEEVAEPDLQPEIKPVAEAQSAKVSEACVESILLETVQKLETADQVQQVIPQLGKLYVGSSQQQYAQQSSPIIQEPPTPTIYGNSAAAGAPQFPQPAQRQEKQPPQQQPIYANQYELNVAKAAAAASVYSPSSSTTSNSNQQQRRNVARGLQYRESGGLETGRAGKQPPNAGMLSMDNFRLLSVLGRGHFGKVILSQLRSNNQYYAIKALKKGDIIARDEVESLLSEKRIFEVANAMRHPFLVNLYSCFQTEQHVCFVMEYAAGGDLMMHIHTDVFLEPRAVFYAACVVLGLQYLHENKIIYRDLKLDNLLLDTEGYVKIADFGLCKEGMGFGDRTGTFCGTPEFLAPEVLTETSYTRAVDWWGLGVLIFEMLVGESPFPGDDEEEVFDSIVNDEVRYPRFLSLEAIAVMRRLLRKNPERRLGSSERDAEDVKKQAFFRSIVWDDLLLRKVKPPFVPTINHLEDVSNFDEEFTSEKAQLTPPKEPRHLTEEEQVLFQDFSYTAEWC, translated from the exons ATGATTGTGCCAACCTTCCATGCGCTCGGCCAGGTCTTGAGGCAGATGTTTGCGGTCCAGctccaacagcaacagcatcagcagcagcagcgcacTCATAATCAGCTCCATTACCTCGACTTGTCGCCCGCGCGAGCCATCAACCAACTGTTAGTGTGTCCATGCGCATCCAATCCTGTACCTCCCGCT GCCCGTATTAGTCTTGTACATATTACCCTCGAACCGATCAATGCCAGCCGGACGACCAGTTGCCTGATCGAGGAGGTAGCCGAGCCGGATTTACAGCCGGAGATTAAGCCGGTGGCAGAAGCGCAGTCTGCCAAAGTTTCCGAGGCTTGTGTCGAAAGTATTCTCCTCGAGACAGTTCAAAAGTTAGAAACAGCAGACCAGGTCCAGCAG GTTATACCACAGTTGGGCAAGCTTTACGTGGGCAGTAGCCAGCAGCAGTATGCGCAGCAATCTTCGCCCATCATCCAGGAGCCACCTACTCCTACCATTTACGGAAACAGCGCCGCTGCCGGAGCGCCGCAGTTCCCGCAGCCCGCCCAAAGGCAAGAGAAGCAGCctccgcagcagcagcccatCTACGCTAACCAGTATGAGCTGAATGTGGCCAAAGCGGCAGCTGCAGCTTCTGTTTACTCACCCAGCTCCTCCACCACCAGCAACTCCAATCAACAGCAGCGCAGGAATGTGGCCCGTGGCCTGCAGTATCGTGAATCCGGAGGACTCGAGACTGGCCGGGCTGGAAAGCAGCCTCCCAATGCAGGCATGTTGTCAATGGACAACTTCCGTTTGCTAAGCGTTCTGGGACGCGGCCACTTTGGCAAGGTGATTCTGTCCCAATTGCGAAGCAACAACCAGTACTACGCTATTAAGGCGCTGAAGAAGGGAGACATCATCGCCCGCGACGAAGTGGAGTCCCTGCTTAGCGAAAAGCGCATCTTCGAGGTGGCCAACGCCATGCGTCATCCGTTCTTAGTTAACTTGTATTCGTGCTTCCAGACTGAG CAACACGTATGCTTTGTGATGGAATACGCTGCTGGCGGAGATTTGATGATGCACATCCACACGGACGTGTTCCTAGAGCCGAGAGCCGTTTTCTACGCCGCTTGTGTGGTTCTGGGCTTGCAGTACCTGCACGAGAACAAGATCATCTACCGGGACCTGAAGTTGGACAACTTGCTTTTGGACACGGAAGGATATGTGAAGATCGCGGACTTTGGTTTGTGCAAGGAGGGCATGGGCTTCGGTGATCGCACGGGCACTTTCTGTGGCACGCCCGAGTTTCTGGCACCGGAAGTGCTCACGGAAACTTCATACACACGAGCTGTGGATTGGTGGGGTTTGGGTGTATTGATCTTTGAGATGTTGGTTGGTGAG TCCCCATTCCCTGGTGACGATGAGGAGGAAGTATTCGATTCAATTGTCAACGATGAGGTGCGCTATCCGCGCTTCCTCTCGCTGGAGGCCATAGCCGTGATGCGTAGG CTTTTGCGTAAGAACCCAGAGAGACGTCTGGGATCCTCGGAACGGGATGCGGAGGATGTTAAGAAACAGGCATTCTTCCGGTCGATTGTGTGGGATGACCTGCTCCTGCGAAAGGTTAAACCACCATTCGTGCCGACAATT AACCACTTGGAGGATGTGTCAAACTTTGACGAGGAGTTCACGTCGGAGAAGGCTCAGTTAACGCCACCGAAGGAGCCGCGACACTTGACCGAGGAGGAGCAGGTGCTCTTCCAGGACTTTTCATACACGGCCGAATGGTGTTAG